The DNA sequence CGATGGCGGCAACACCTTCTACAAGGACGATATTCGTCGAGCCGCGAGCCTGGCCAGGCGGAACCTCCACTATGTCGATGTGGGTACTTCCGGTGGCGTGTGGGGCCTGGAACGTGGCTACTGCATGATGATCGGTGGCGAGCAGGCGGTGCTCGAGCGCCTCGATCCACTGTTCGATGCGCTGGCGCCAGGCGTTGGCGATATTCCCCGCACGCGCGGGCGCAGCGGGCCAGAGGAGCGTGCCGAACGTGGCTATATCCACGCAGGGCCAGCGGGTGCCGGTCACTTCGTCAAGATGATCCACAACGGTATCGAGTACGGCCTGATGCAGGCCTATGCCGAGGGTTTCGACATACTCAAGACCAAGGCCTCGCAAAGCCTGCCGTCAAACCAGCGCTTCGACCTGAACCTGGCCGATATCGCTGAAGTCTGGCGGCGCGGCAGCGTGGTGTCGTCCTGGCTGCTGGATTTGACCGCCGATGCCCTGGTCAGTGACCAGCAATTATCCGGCTACAGCGGCGCGGTCGCCGACAGTGGCGAAGGGCGCTGGACCATCGACGCAGCGGTGGAACAGGCCGTGCCGGTGCCCGTGTTGTCCAGTGCACTGTTTGCAAGGTTCCGCTCGCGCCAGGAAAGTACCTATGGCGACAAATTGTTGTCGGCCATGCGCTTCGGATTCGGTGGCCACGTCGAGACGCCTAAATGACTACAGCAAACGTTGAAGCGGCACCTGCAACCACCCTGTTTCTGTTCGGCGCCCACGGCGATCTGGTCAAGCGCCTGTTGATGCCAGCCCTGTACAACCTCAGTCGCGATGGCTTGCTGGACAATGGCCTGCATATCGTCGGGGTCGATCATAACGAAGTCAGCGACGCCGAATTCGCCGGCAAGCTGGAAACCTTCATCCATGAGCAGTGCCGCAGCAAAGGCGACCAGGCGCTCGATGCCCGGCTCTGGAGCAAGCTGGCCAAGCGCATCAGCTACATCACCGGCGACTTTCTCGACGAGGCCACGTACGCAACCATCGCGAAGAAAATCAAGGCTCATCAAACCGACAATGCCGTGTTCTACCTGGCCACCTCGCCACGGTTTTTCAGCGAAGTGGTGCAGCACCTCGGCGCCGCCGGGCTGCTCCAGGAACAGCCCGACGGCTTTCGGCGGGTAGTGGTCGAAAAGCCTTTCGGTTCCGATTTGCCCACCGCCGAAGCACTCAATGCCTGCCTGCTCAAGGTGATGAGCGAGAAGCAGATCTATCGCATCGACCATTACCTGGGCAAGGAAACGGTGCAGAACATCCTCGTCAGCCGCTTCTCCAATGGACTGTTCGAAGCCTTCTGGAACAACCATTACATCGACCATGTGCAGATCACCGCGGCCGAAACGGTAGGGGTCGAGACCCGAGGCAGCTTTTATGACAGCACCGGCGCCTTGTGCGACATGGTCCCCAATCACCTGTTTCAACTCCTGGCCATGATCGCCATGGAGCCACCCGCCGCGTTCGGTGCCGATGCGGTACGCGGCGAAAAGGCCAAGGTGATCGGCGCGATCCGGCCCTGGTCCAAGGCCCAGGCCCTGAAAAACTCGGTGCGCGGGCAATACACGGCGGGCACGATCGGGGGCAAGCAAGTGCCCGGTTATCGCGAAGAGGCCAAGGTTGACCCGCAGAGCCAGACCGAAACCTACGTGGCCCTGAAGGTGATGATCGATAATTGGCGCTGGGTCGGGGTGCCGTTCTACCTGCGCACCGGCAAGCGCATGAGCGTGCGCGACACCGAAATCGCTATCTGCTTCAAACCTGCGCCCTATGCGCAGTTTCGCGATACCGAGGTCGAGCGCTTGAAGCCCAACTACCTGAAGATCCAGATCCAGCCCAACGAGGGCATGTGGTTCGACCTGCAGGCCAAGCGACCAGGGCAAAAGCTTGAGATGGCGAACGTCGAACTGGGTTTTGCCTACAAGGATTATTTCCAGATGCAGCCCTCGACCGGCTACGAGACCTTGATCTACGACTGCCTGACGGGGGACCAGACGCTGTTCCAGCGTGCCGACAACATCGAGAACGGCTGGCGTGCGGTACAGCCCTTTCTCGATGCCTGGCGCGAAGGCGGTGAGGTCCAGCCGTACGCGGCTGGCGAGGATGGGCCGGAGGCGGCCGATGCCTTGCTTACCCCGGATAGGCGCGTCTGGCACAGTATCGGATAAGGGGCGCTGCCATACAGTGCCCGGTCCGCGACCGGGCACAATGCAGCCGATAGCCGCTGGCTTCAGAGCCAGAAGCTGACCGCCCACCAGCCCAGCACGCCCATCACCACGGTGTATGGCAGGGCCATCCAGACCATCCGGCCATAGGAGAGTCGCACCAGCGGGGCGATGGCCGAGGTCAGCAGAAACAGAAACGCCGCCTGGCCGTTGGGGGTCGCCACGCTTGGCAGATTGGTGCCGGTGTTGACGGCGATGGCCAGGGTCTCGAAG is a window from the Pseudomonas sp. LS1212 genome containing:
- the gnd gene encoding phosphogluconate dehydrogenase (NAD(+)-dependent, decarboxylating), yielding MQLGIVGLGRMGGNIARRLLLRGHETMVFDRNQSSVTALEAEGAKGAKSLADLVQQMTTPRAVWVMLPAGAPTEETIEQLSALLEPDDVIIDGGNTFYKDDIRRAASLARRNLHYVDVGTSGGVWGLERGYCMMIGGEQAVLERLDPLFDALAPGVGDIPRTRGRSGPEERAERGYIHAGPAGAGHFVKMIHNGIEYGLMQAYAEGFDILKTKASQSLPSNQRFDLNLADIAEVWRRGSVVSSWLLDLTADALVSDQQLSGYSGAVADSGEGRWTIDAAVEQAVPVPVLSSALFARFRSRQESTYGDKLLSAMRFGFGGHVETPK
- the zwf gene encoding glucose-6-phosphate dehydrogenase — its product is MTTANVEAAPATTLFLFGAHGDLVKRLLMPALYNLSRDGLLDNGLHIVGVDHNEVSDAEFAGKLETFIHEQCRSKGDQALDARLWSKLAKRISYITGDFLDEATYATIAKKIKAHQTDNAVFYLATSPRFFSEVVQHLGAAGLLQEQPDGFRRVVVEKPFGSDLPTAEALNACLLKVMSEKQIYRIDHYLGKETVQNILVSRFSNGLFEAFWNNHYIDHVQITAAETVGVETRGSFYDSTGALCDMVPNHLFQLLAMIAMEPPAAFGADAVRGEKAKVIGAIRPWSKAQALKNSVRGQYTAGTIGGKQVPGYREEAKVDPQSQTETYVALKVMIDNWRWVGVPFYLRTGKRMSVRDTEIAICFKPAPYAQFRDTEVERLKPNYLKIQIQPNEGMWFDLQAKRPGQKLEMANVELGFAYKDYFQMQPSTGYETLIYDCLTGDQTLFQRADNIENGWRAVQPFLDAWREGGEVQPYAAGEDGPEAADALLTPDRRVWHSIG